Proteins co-encoded in one Lagopus muta isolate bLagMut1 chromosome 25, bLagMut1 primary, whole genome shotgun sequence genomic window:
- the DLX4 gene encoding homeobox protein DLX-4 — MTMSSVTESLLGSDPSKTSFLELGHPSPPHYPLHGLHPAGHPQHDPSPFSSYSRPGSYPYPGGPPPPPHGGPYLPYPPQHPPAGLAHGAGLQDAEPNKPPPVTNGELRLNGKGKKLRKPRTIYSSLQLQALNQRFQQTQYLALPERAELAAQLGLTQTQVKIWFQNKRSKYKKIMKQGSSAPDGEQHLHTSSSLSPCSPSIPPLWDIPVPGKGPPLPPSNYISSFGAWYQPHPQDSVPRGPMM; from the exons ATGACCATGAGCTCCGTCACCGAGAGCTTATTGGGCTCCGACCCATCCAAAACTTCTTTCCTGGAGCTCGGCCACCCCTCTCCTCCGCATTACCCGCTGCACGGCCTCCACCCCGCCGGCCACCCCCAGCACGACCCGTCGCCCTTCTCCTCCTACAGCCGGCCCGGTTCCTATCCTTACCCCGGCGGtcctccccccccgccccacgGCGGCCCCTACCTGCCCTATCCGCCCCAGCATCCCCCGGCCGGGCTGGCCCACGGCGCCGGGCTGCAGGACGCAG AACCCAACAAGCCTCCGCCAGTGACCAACGGCGAGCTGCGCCTCAACGGCAAGGGGAAGAAGCTGCGCAAACCACGCACCATCTactccagcctgcagctgcaggccCTCAACCAACGCTTCCAGCAGACCCAATACCTGGCGCTGCCCGAGCGCGCCGAGCTGGCGGCCCAGCTGGGGCTCACCCAGACCCAG GTCAAAATCTGGTTCCAGAACAAGCGCTCCAAGTACAAGAAGATCATGAAGCAGGGCTCGAGCGCACCCGATGGGGAGCAGCACCTGCACACCTCCTCCTCGCTGTCCCCATGCTCCCCCAGCATCCCCCCGCTCTGGGACATCCCTGTGCCGGGCAAAGGGCCCCCGCTGCCCCCCAGCAACTACATCAGCAGCTTTGGAGCCTGGTATCAGCCTCACCCTCAGGACTCCGTGCCCCGTGGTCCCATGATGTGA